Proteins from one Patescibacteria group bacterium genomic window:
- a CDS encoding VanW family protein: MEKKFFDKQSIVAKKWLWIPVAIFIILVGGTFGAYAYVENSYQGKILKGISVAGVDIGGITVDEARAKLDKRIDFVNSRGFVYKANNKEVTIYPNIAAIDGADSLAWLVSWDVEKTLLEVTSFQNDKSFGNFFNKLATLTKGRDFPIYYKWDKEQNQQILENSFKELLLEKKEASYFFEEDGSLGITQESIGQTFDYQLALAETKDQIQQLMSSQIDLLVIADKPAISKEVLERYKDKVASTSKRGDFYLTYEERDWNIPNDIWRQWLRLKQGANDFYVGLDNNLFAEYIKEVGMKDEIEIPVQDAKFKLVDGKVAEFVSSQDGLTINLEDTLKSMEGTLNNPGELEVPFVVEVAESKVDNQDVNDLGIVEIIGIGESDFSGSPVNRIHNIRVGADTLNGMLIKPDEEFSLITALGEIDGEHGYRQELVIKGNQTIPEYGGGLCQIGTTVFRAALGTGLPITERRNHSYRVSYYEPAGTDATIYSPWPDFKFKNDTGKHILIQTRIEGTKLYFDFWGTEDGRVAIATEPEIYNIVAPPEKKIIKTTDLEPGQTKCTERAHYGADAKFNYSVQYPEQPEPVETTFYSHYIPWQEVCLLGVTEEELLAEQQENQTATSTPAE; the protein is encoded by the coding sequence ATGGAAAAAAAATTTTTTGATAAACAATCCATCGTCGCAAAAAAATGGTTATGGATTCCCGTAGCTATTTTTATAATTCTAGTTGGTGGAACTTTTGGAGCCTATGCTTATGTGGAAAATAGCTACCAAGGCAAGATATTAAAAGGTATATCAGTGGCCGGAGTAGATATTGGTGGTATTACTGTAGATGAAGCCAGAGCCAAGCTGGATAAAAGAATTGATTTTGTAAATAGCCGTGGCTTTGTTTATAAAGCAAATAATAAAGAAGTGACCATATATCCAAATATTGCAGCTATAGATGGAGCCGACAGTTTAGCTTGGCTGGTATCTTGGGATGTAGAAAAAACTCTCTTGGAAGTGACTAGTTTCCAAAATGATAAAAGCTTTGGTAACTTTTTTAATAAATTGGCAACCTTGACCAAGGGGCGAGACTTTCCTATTTATTACAAATGGGATAAGGAGCAAAATCAACAGATACTAGAAAATAGTTTTAAAGAATTACTTTTAGAAAAGAAAGAAGCCAGTTATTTTTTTGAGGAAGATGGTAGTTTAGGTATTACTCAAGAAAGCATTGGACAAACTTTTGATTATCAGCTAGCTCTAGCAGAGACCAAGGATCAGATACAACAGCTGATGAGTAGTCAGATAGACCTTTTGGTGATAGCCGATAAGCCAGCTATTAGCAAAGAGGTGCTTGAAAGATACAAGGATAAAGTAGCCAGCACTTCTAAACGAGGAGATTTTTATTTGACTTATGAAGAAAGAGATTGGAATATACCAAATGATATTTGGCGCCAGTGGTTAAGATTAAAACAAGGAGCTAATGATTTTTATGTTGGACTGGATAATAATCTTTTTGCTGAATATATAAAAGAAGTTGGTATGAAGGATGAAATAGAAATACCGGTGCAAGATGCAAAGTTTAAGTTGGTAGATGGTAAGGTAGCAGAGTTTGTCAGCAGTCAAGATGGTCTGACCATAAACTTAGAGGATACTCTAAAATCAATGGAAGGGACTTTGAATAATCCGGGAGAACTAGAGGTGCCATTTGTGGTAGAGGTAGCCGAATCAAAAGTGGATAATCAAGATGTTAATGATTTGGGAATCGTAGAGATTATCGGCATTGGCGAATCTGATTTTAGTGGTAGTCCTGTCAATCGTATTCATAATATTAGAGTAGGAGCTGATACTTTGAACGGTATGCTTATAAAACCAGATGAGGAGTTTTCTCTCATTACTGCTTTGGGAGAAATTGATGGTGAACATGGTTATAGGCAGGAGCTAGTTATAAAAGGTAATCAAACTATTCCTGAATACGGTGGAGGTCTTTGTCAAATTGGGACAACCGTTTTTCGAGCAGCTTTAGGTACTGGTTTGCCAATCACCGAAAGAAGAAATCATTCATATCGGGTTTCTTATTATGAGCCAGCAGGAACTGACGCTACTATCTATAGTCCTTGGCCTGACTTTAAATTTAAAAATGATACAGGCAAACATATTTTAATTCAAACTAGGATAGAGGGTACTAAACTTTATTTTGATTTTTGGGGAACAGAAGATGGTCGTGTAGCTATTGCTACCGAGCCGGAGATATACAATATAGTAGCTCCACCAGAAAAGAAAATAATAAAAACTACTGACCTGGAGCCGGGGCAGACAAAGTGTACAGAAAGGGCTCATTATGGCGCTGACGCCAAATTTAATTATAGTGTCCAGTATCCAGAGCAACCAGAGCCGGTAGAAACTACTTTTTATAGTCACTATATACCTTGGCAAGAAGTCTGTTTACTCGGGGTGACTGAAGAAGAGCTTTTGGCCGAGCAGCAAGAAAATCAGACAGCTACCAGTACTCCAGCTGAATAA
- the rpmF gene encoding 50S ribosomal protein L32 — protein sequence MSTPTKKRTKSQGGQRASHFALTKKITTKCSNCGQSIMPHRACPKCGYYKGTKKVAAKGRGNKQK from the coding sequence ATGAGTACACCAACAAAGAAAAGGACAAAATCTCAAGGCGGACAAAGAGCATCACATTTCGCACTAACCAAAAAAATTACTACAAAGTGTAGCAACTGTGGTCAAAGCATTATGCCTCACCGTGCTTGCCCCAAATGCGGATATTATAAAGGAACAAAAAAAGTAGCTGCCAAAGGCAGAGGAAACAAACAAAAATAA
- the rnc gene encoding ribonuclease III: MEKNLSVLETKLDVKFKDINFLKSALVHRSYLNEHKNFGLDHNERLEFLGDAVLELVVTDYLYNNYSEAEGILTNWRSSLVNGDRLSSISEELGVHRFMYLSKGESQDTNKKARQYILANAFEAIVGAIYLDRGYKTADKFIKKYLLSQLSKIIKDKEYIDPKTRFQEKAQEQQGVTPHYRVISESGPDHNKKFVVGVYLEKTLVAKGEGYSKQEAQTTAATAAIKKKKW; encoded by the coding sequence ATGGAAAAAAATTTATCCGTTTTGGAAACAAAATTAGACGTAAAATTTAAAGATATTAATTTTTTGAAATCAGCCCTGGTACACAGGTCTTATTTAAATGAGCACAAAAATTTTGGACTTGATCACAATGAAAGGTTAGAATTCTTGGGAGATGCGGTTTTGGAGTTGGTAGTAACTGATTATTTATACAACAATTATAGTGAGGCAGAAGGCATATTGACCAACTGGCGTTCCTCTTTGGTAAATGGTGATAGGTTGTCTAGTATTTCTGAAGAGCTTGGCGTCCATAGATTTATGTATCTCTCCAAAGGCGAGTCTCAGGATACCAATAAAAAAGCTAGGCAATATATATTGGCCAATGCCTTTGAGGCTATAGTAGGGGCTATATATTTGGATCGGGGGTATAAAACAGCTGATAAATTTATAAAAAAATATTTATTATCACAACTGTCAAAAATTATAAAAGATAAAGAATATATTGATCCCAAAACTAGATTTCAGGAAAAGGCTCAGGAGCAGCAGGGCGTCACTCCGCATTATCGTGTTATTTCAGAATCCGGACCAGATCATAATAAAAAGTTTGTAGTAGGAGTATATCTAGAAAAAACACTGGTTGCCAAGGGCGAGGGTTATAGTAAACAAGAGGCTCAAACCACCGCCGCTACAGCGGCCATAAAAAAGAAAAAATGGTAG
- a CDS encoding Hsp20/alpha crystallin family protein yields the protein MLKKKNKKEVEILENQELEEDDADFEDVEDVYDDELEEEGQLSVDVYQDRNNIYIKSTIAGVEPEDIDISFDSDMITIRGQRRKDKTIHEQDYFYQECYWGNFSRSIILPVDVQEDKIEATIRNGVLTITLPKTKGKDINIKVKDEN from the coding sequence ATGCTAAAAAAGAAAAATAAAAAAGAAGTGGAAATTTTGGAAAACCAGGAGCTTGAAGAGGACGATGCTGATTTTGAAGATGTGGAAGATGTTTATGATGATGAGTTGGAGGAAGAAGGACAGCTTTCAGTAGATGTCTATCAAGATAGAAATAATATTTACATCAAATCTACAATTGCTGGTGTGGAGCCAGAAGACATAGATATTTCTTTTGACAGTGATATGATCACTATCCGTGGGCAAAGGAGAAAGGATAAGACTATTCACGAGCAGGACTATTTTTATCAAGAATGTTATTGGGGTAATTTTTCTCGTTCTATTATATTGCCAGTTGATGTTCAGGAAGACAAGATAGAAGCTACAATTAGAAACGGTGTACTGACTATCACCTTACCTAAAACCAAAGGTAAAGATATAAACATAAAAGTAAAAGACGAAAATTAA
- the nusB gene encoding transcription antitermination factor NusB has protein sequence MANRHLARTIALQTLFQWDFLKGKKDQKEILEYIKKEFAPDFDDQGFSFELVNGIVKNQKKIDGLIAQFAPEWPIDQITMTDRNVLRIGVFELKLKEDIPPKVAINEAIELAKAFGGDSSGKFVNGVLGSIYKEMVKNGEKQDLPSQGIKEVSAGGMIYRQTDDGYYFVLIMDAYGKWTFPKGGIEPGENEEEAALRELSEETGLQNLDSNGYLGETEVKVHKPNEKPYRKLIKYYLVETKDTEIVVPKVSELKDVKWFPLSEALDRIDYENAKDIFNKGLEKIGLK, from the coding sequence ATGGCTAATAGACACTTAGCTCGAACAATTGCTCTTCAAACGCTCTTTCAGTGGGATTTTCTAAAAGGAAAAAAAGACCAGAAAGAGATTTTGGAGTATATAAAAAAAGAATTCGCTCCTGATTTTGATGATCAGGGCTTTTCTTTTGAATTGGTAAATGGCATTGTCAAAAATCAAAAAAAGATTGATGGCCTAATAGCCCAATTTGCTCCTGAATGGCCAATAGATCAAATCACAATGACAGACAGAAATGTTTTGCGTATTGGTGTTTTTGAATTAAAACTCAAAGAAGATATACCACCTAAAGTAGCAATCAATGAAGCAATTGAGCTGGCCAAAGCTTTTGGCGGTGACTCAAGTGGTAAATTCGTAAACGGAGTTTTGGGCAGTATTTACAAAGAAATGGTCAAAAATGGGGAAAAGCAAGATTTGCCCAGCCAAGGTATAAAAGAAGTATCAGCCGGCGGTATGATTTATCGTCAGACAGACGATGGTTATTATTTTGTGCTTATCATGGATGCCTATGGCAAATGGACATTCCCCAAAGGCGGTATTGAGCCAGGGGAAAATGAAGAAGAGGCAGCACTACGTGAATTGTCTGAAGAAACAGGCTTACAAAATCTAGATAGTAATGGCTATTTGGGTGAAACAGAAGTAAAAGTGCATAAGCCAAATGAAAAACCATATCGCAAACTCATTAAATATTATTTAGTTGAGACCAAAGACACAGAAATTGTCGTGCCTAAAGTAAGCGAGCTCAAAGATGTAAAATGGTTCCCTTTGTCAGAAGCATTAGATAGGATAGACTATGAAAATGCCAAAGATATTTTTAATAAAGGTTTGGAAAAAATCGGTTTAAAGTAA